A genomic stretch from Helianthus annuus cultivar XRQ/B chromosome 1, HanXRQr2.0-SUNRISE, whole genome shotgun sequence includes:
- the LOC110870212 gene encoding ATP-dependent DNA helicase RecQ, translated as MKMESTLKEYFGFSTFRPYQKEIIEKILEGRDCLVVMATGSGKSLCYQVPPLISNKTAIVISPLISLMQDQVMALKQRGIKAEHLSTAQTNTNAQKNAESGQYDILYMTPEKACFVPNSFWSRLLATGICLVAVDEAHCISEWGHDFRVEYKQLYKLRDVLQNVPFVGLTATATEKVRKDITDSLKMKDPHIAIGSFDRKNLYYGVKSINRGPLFVNELVAQISKYATNGGSTIVYCTTVKDVQEITASLCGAGIKAGMYHGQMANKAREQSHRSFIRDEVDVMVATIAFGMGIDKPDIRHVIHYGCPKSLESYYQESGRCGRDGVASDCWLYFSRADFGKAEFYCGEASSATQKKAIMDSFMAAQRYCMQTTCRRKILLEYFGETFASSNCGNCDNCTNAKEESDMSREAFLLMGCIQACGGYWGLNLPIDVLRGSRAKKITENQFDNLPFHGLGKDFSVNWWKSLGFQLISFGYLVETVKDTYRTVSVGPEGAKFLRSCRPDHQPPLLLPITSESGGNDDIKAGSEHDGLSQAEVELYKILLEERMKLARSAGTAPYAVCGDLTLKKIVATRPSTKARLANIDGVNQHLVTKYGDHLLQSIQQLSKQLDLSLDGVAAIEANNNGKASTTPKQPKDLQPAKYSAWKMWQEDGLSAEKIANFPGRSAPIKVGTVLGYVLDAAREGCMVDWARLFEEIGLTREIFAQIQAAVLKVGSKDKLKPIKDELPEEVEYFQIKAFLTMQDLGLSSEAINGNKTQELSEKSINEKSEVVIIDESPRKRMKIDVPEEETRPLMEVNEASILAWLQNFENGVTLEDALKHFTGSTEAAVVDVLSCMEGDFLIYKKNNVYKLM; from the exons ATGAAAATGGAATCGACTCTCAAG GAATACTTTGGGTTTTCGACGTTTCGACCGTATCAGAAGGAGATTATTGAGAAGATTTTGGAGGGGAGGGATTGTTTGGTTGTTATGGCTACTGGCAGTGGCAAGTCTTTGTG CTACCAGGTGCCTCCATTAATTTCAAATAAGACTGCAATAGTTATAAGCCCACTCATTTCTTTGATGCAAGATCAG GTTATGGCTTTGAAACAAAGAGGTATCAAAGCTGAGCATCTTTCTACTGCTCAGACTAACACAAATGCACAAAAGAATGCCGAAAGTGGTCAATACGACATTCTGTATATGACTCCAGAAAAAGCATGCTTTGTTCCTAACAG CTTCTGGTCGAGGTTGCTTGCCACAGGAATTTGTCTAGTGGCAGTTGATGAAGCACACTGCATCTCAGAATGGGGCCATGATTTTCG GGTGGAGTACAAACAGTTATATAAGCTGCGTGATGTTTTACAAAATGTTCCATTTGTTGGATTGACCGCAACAGCTACAGAAAA GGTTAGAAAAGACATAACAGATTCACTTAAGATGAAAGATCCTCATATTGCCATTGGATCATTTGATCGTAAAAACCTTTATTACGGTGTGAAATCCATTAACCGTGGGCCTTTATTTGTGAACGAGCTTGTGGCACAAATctctaagtatgcaacaaatggcGGGTCAACTATTGTATACTGTACGACAGTCAAAGATGTCCAAGAG ATTACGGCATCACTTTGTGGGGCCGGAATAAAGGCCGGAATGTATCATGGTCAAATGGCTAACAAGGCCCGTGAACAGTCACACAG GTCGTTTATAAGGGACGAGGTGGACGTCATGGTTGCAACTATTGCGTTTGGAATGGGTATCGATAAACCAGACATACGGCACGTGATCCACTACGGGTGTCCGAAAAGTTTGGAATCGTATTATCAAGAAAGTGGAAGATGCGGTCGAGATGGTGTTGCTTCTGATTGCTGGCTATACTTTTCAAGAGCTGATTTCGGGAAGGCTGAATTTTACTGCGGAGAAGCAAGCTCG GCGACCCAGAAGAAAGCTATTATGGATTCATTTATGGCCGCTCAACGATATTGCATGCAGACAACTTGCAGAAGAAAAATTTTACTGGAATATTTTGGGGAAACATTTGCTTCTAGTAACTGTG GAAATTGTGATAATTGCACTAATGCTAAGGAGGAAAGTGATATGTCTAGAGAAGCGTTTCTGTTGATGGGTTGCATTCAGGCTTGTGGTGGTTATTGGGGCCTTAACTTGCCTATAGACGTTCTTCGAGGTTCTCGT GCCAAAAAGATCACCGAAAACCAGTTTGACAATCTCCCGTTTCATGGACTCGGGAAGGATTTTTCAGTAAATTGGTGGAAGTCCCTAGGTTTTCAACTAATTTCTTTCG GTTACCTGGTTGAGACTGTTAAAGATACTTACCGAACTGTAAG TGTCGGCCCAGAAGGTGCAAAATTTCTGCGGTCATGTAGGCCCGATCACCAACCTCCGTTACTTTTGCCGATAACAAGTGAATCGGGAGGCAATGATGACATCAAAGCTGGCTCAGAACATGATGGACTATCACAA GCAGAGGTGGAACTCTATAAGATTCTTCTAGAAGAGAGAATGAAGCTTGCAAGATCTGCTGGAACTGCCCC ATACGCGGTATGTGGTGATTTAACGTTGAAAAAGATAGTAGCAACACGACCGTCTACTAAAGCAAGGCTGGCAAACATTGATGGTGTCAACCAG CACCTTGTGACAAAGTATGGTGATCATCTTCTTCAAAGTATTCAGCAATTATCAAAACAACTGGACCTTTCATTGGACGGTGTTGCAGCCATAGAAGCTAATAATAACGGCAAAGCTTCCACAACACCGAAACAACCAAAAGACTTGCAACCCGCAAAATACTCCGCTTGGAAAATGTGGCAAGAGGATGGTCTCTCTGCTGAAAAAATCGCT AACTTTCCTGGTAGATCTGCCCCGATAAAAGTAGGAACAGTCCTTGGATATGTTCTAGATGCGGCTCGAGAAGGATGTATGGTTGACTGGGCTAGATTGTTCGAAGAAATCGGGCTGACCCGAGAGATTTTTGCTCAAATACAAGCTGCCGTTTTGAAAGTTGGCTCAAAAGACAAACTGAAACCTATCAAAGATGAACTACCAGAAGAG GTCGAGTATTTTCAAATCAAGGCATTTTTGACAATGCAAGATCTTGGGTTGTCATCTGAAGCTATTAATGGGAATAAAACACAAGAATTATCTGAAAAGTCAATTAATGAGAAAAGCGAGGTTGTAATCATTGATGAGTCTCCAAGAAAGCGAATGAAGATTGATGTACCAGAAGAAGAGACTCGCCCTTTAATGGAGGTTAATGAAGCTTCCATTTTAGCGTGGCTCCAGAATTTCGAGAATGGG GTTACATTAGAAGACGCGTTGAAACACTTCACTGGATCAACAGAAGCAGCAGTGGTGGATGTGCTGAGTTGTATGGAGGGTGACTTCTTAATCTATAAGAAGAACAATGTGTATAAACTTATGTGA